In Mytilus trossulus isolate FHL-02 chromosome 6, PNRI_Mtr1.1.1.hap1, whole genome shotgun sequence, a single window of DNA contains:
- the LOC134721107 gene encoding fatty acyl-CoA hydrolase precursor, medium chain-like, translating into MKSSLVCLIFTFLVVLIGADSNADTAVINAPSGPIKGLRLNYPKTGEPLFEFRGIPFAKPPIGSLRFQKTEPLEKRKEVHDGTKYGHICMQPGIDFIPESSRPAMSEDCLVLNVYVPRKLQGQKLSVMVWIHGGGFWIGYGHQYDGGKLAMEGNVIIVTINYRLGAFGLFSVGHSAARGNYGLWDQKMALQWVHDNIESFGGNPESVTLFGESAGGMSASFQSLIPSNKGLFQRVIAQSSVVSRFVLLKDSSVEKFVAEIAEKSSCPFDDKQIFVDCLRQKTADEFLKLSDVFASMPTDKMMFDCLGMPVVDHELFLEHPIKSLEDKSSDVSHFFRSLDFMAGATSNEGSVLYMMFPPSFQEHYAFNVTEGIPYKALCDGIVSPLVELWYANNSDVKDKLCKYYSAESIADQSLKATDAWADILFNFAINKMLEYHSGGNTYQYVVSKLSPKPVGGPPPSWFKGVGHGDELLYFFNITQFLSLDEEVVLNNEDKDFEKKMISYWTYFAKTGVPYGGDGSVPWKPYNIEDKHYLNLDDEMALKSNYKPEILDLWSNQLPATDLESATPDTGQRDEL; encoded by the exons ATGAAATCATCTCTCGtgtgtttaatttttacttttttggttgttttaatTGGTGCTGATAGTAACGCAGACACAGCGGTTATAAATGCACCATCTGGACCAATCAAAGGACTTAGACTGAATTATCCCAAAACAGGAGAACCGTTATTTGAATTCAGGGGAATACCCTTTGCGAAACCACCGATTGGCTCATTGAGATTCCAAAAAACAGAACCactagaaaaaagaaaagaagtaCACGATGGAACAAAGTACGGACACATCTGTATGCAGCCGGGTATCGATTTCATACCTGAATCTAGTAGACCAGCCATGTCGGAAGATTGTTTGGTATTGAATGTCTACGTTCCAAGAAAGTTACAAGGTCAAAAATTATCAGTTATGGTATGGATACACGGTGGTGGTTTTTGGATTGGTTATGGACACCAATACGATGGTGGAAAACTTGCTATGGAAGGAAATGTTATTATTGTAACAATAAACTATAGACTTGGTGCATTTGGCCTTTTTTCTGTAGGTCATTCTGCAGCAAGAGGTAACTATGGTTTATGGGATCAAAAGATGGCACTCCAATGGGTACATGATAATATAGAATCATTTGGAGGTAATCCCGAGTCTGTTACACTATTTGGTGAATCCGCGGGGGGAATGAGTGCATCATTCCAATCACTTATACCTTCAAATAAAGGACTTTTTCAGCGAGTTATTGCACAGAGTAGTGTTGTATCTAGATTTGTACTTCTAAAAGATAGCAGTGTTGAAAAATTTGTAGCAGAAATAGCTGAAAAATCTTCCTGTCCATTTgatgataaacaaatattcGTTGACTGTTTAAGACAGAAAACTGCTGATGAATTTCTTAAATTATCCGACGTATTTGCTTCAATGCCAACGGACAAGATGATGTTTGATTGCCTTGGAATGCCGGTCGTAGATCATGAACTGTTTCTAGAACATCCAATTAAAAGTCTTGAAGACAAGTCATCAGATGTGTCCCATTTTTTCCGTTCTCTAGATTTCATGGCGGGAGCTACTTCTAACGAAGGATCCGtattatatatgatgtttcCACCAAGCTTTCAAGAACACTATGCCTTTAATGTTACTGAAGGTATTCCATACAAAGCACTTTGTGACGGAATAGTATCACCCTTAGTGGAATTGTGGTATGCTAACAACTCAGACGTCAAGGACAAACTATGTAAATATTATTCCGCAGAGTCTATCGCAGATCAATCTTTAAAAGCAACAGATGCCTGGGctgacattttatttaattttgctaTCAATAAAATGTTAGAATATCACTCTGGAGGTAACACATATCAATATGTGGTATCAAAATTAAGTCCAAAACCTGTCGGCGGGCCTCCTCCGTCATGGTTCAAAGGTGTCGGGCATGGTGATGAATTACTTTACTTTTTCAACATTACACAGTTTCTGTCACTGGACGAAGAAGTGGTACTGAATAATGAAGATAAggattttgaaaagaaaatgataagCTATTGGACATATTTTGCTAAGACTGG AGTGCCATACGGTGGTGATGGGTCGGTACCATGGAAACCATACAATATTGAAGACAAACATTATCTGAATTTAGACGATGAGATGGCACTAAAAAGTAACTACAAACCTGAAATATTGGACCTTTGGTCAAACCAACTACCAGCTACTGATTTGGAATCAGCGACTCCAGACACCGGTCAACGTGAtgaattatga